The genomic stretch TTCAGATACTCTCTGTAATTCCTTCCCCCCAACTGCGGATACTTTAAAAAGCTCACCAACGAGAGGAGCATCGGATCGATTcgttttcctctctttctccttaaCAGGTAACCCACCATTTCTGCTAtcttttgcttttaatttaTACTATCTTTTGATGAATTCAAATATTGCCTCTGATAGCGTTAGAGGTCTCATACTTTATAATCTTTGTGCTTctctgatgttttttttttttttttttttttttttttttttttttttttctgaaagtgCTTCTCTGATGTCACTTTGAAttaaaaatacataaaaggGTCGTTTGGGATTGTTTTCTTGGATTCAGTAATGCGATGAATCCAACTAACAGCGCAATCAATATTTTGGTTACTTTACTCATCCGATTTCTGTCTATTTGGGCAATCTAAATTCTGGGTAATGGTCCATACCACAAGATCAATCATGGGTTTTTGTCGATTTTTGGTTCTAATTGGTCGATCTGGGTTTGGTAAAACAGAGTGATGAACTACTGGTTTCACCATGGATGTGGAATGAAGGGCTGGACCTGTATCAATTTTCTGTTCTATTGGGATTTGTTCAGCAGTGAAAACCAAAGGTGGATGATAGAAGTTCGATTTAAAATCCAAATGTTTCTATCATCTGTGTCTTGATTCTTGATCTCTTTCCCCATTTTGAACAAGAAACACAAATGGCTTTGGATTGGGTAATGCCCAATTGTTAACAAATCTAGAAGTACTTGGCTTATGTtgatcattcttcttcttcataccgATGATGAAGGATTGGCAAATATTCATGTTTGTACTGGCGAAATCAGTAGAGGAAATAATTTTACTAAACCTATTTTGTCCATAATTGACATTCAATGTCTGAATAAACATTGGTGTTTGCAGGATTTGAACGGTCAGATAAACCCTTATCCTCCACTTTCCCTTTTGCCTACACATCTTGGCATGGGAGTTGTGACTGTTTCCAGTTCAGCTTCTCGCACAACACTAGGCTTGAGCACAAATTTCTCAACCCACAGGTCGCAACCAAAGAGACCATTGATCTTGGctttcaaaacagaaaaaacaaagaacacaGCGTTGGTGGCACCCCAAGAGTCTATCCCAATACCTATTGACACTTCGGGAGAGCAACAGaagagacgaagaagaagcaacaaGCCTCGTAAGAGAGTTAAAGCTGTATCTACTGATGAAGCTTCTCCTTGCACCATAGACTTGGATTACAATGAAGCCGCGGCCAAACTCGAAAACATATACAAGCTTACTGCCCCTGCCAGTATTtctgatgaagaagatattgaTCATGTGGTTCGGAGGCATCGCCGAACAAGGAAGAAGCTGGGAGAAGGTGATGAGAATGTTGGCAAGGAATCAAGTAATTATGTGGTGAGGAACActaagaagaaggagaagcggTTGAATCTTGATAAGAGAATCacattgagaagaaagaaggacAAAGAGTTGGTTCCTTTGAGACAGGTAAAGGAAGACACCAAGGACAAGAGTGGAGACATTGAGAGACTTGTTAGGGAGTATTCTAACTCCACTGATTTTGTAAGCTTGGattggaagaagatgaagataccACCCGTTCTTCCTTCTTCGGAACACGCTTGGCTGTTCAAGTTAATGCAACCTACGAAGGTGAGCTTTTCATTATGTCCTTTAAGTCCCAAGTTAATGCGAATGTGTTTAGGTTGTGTTATTTGGTACTGAATCCTTTGTTATATTTGCCTTCTTATTGCAGGCACTTCTTCAATTGAAGGAAAGCATCCAAacagatttgggaagagaacCTACTGATGCTGAATTAGCGGAGGCAACAAATATGACTGTAGTTGAAATGAGAAGACGGATGGAAGTTGGTCAAGCTGCACGCAACAAGCTCATCAAGGTGACCCTTTCTCTGTATATCTTATTCCCTTTCAATATGTGATGCTAAGTGCTTTAACTGTAGAATAGACTTCTAGATCATCTGACATTTCTTTTTAAGAAAACTAAGTTTGTAAATCGGACATATTCACTAAATGTGCTTGTGTGCATCTTGGTGTTAAACTAGTAACTCAATTGGTTGCTGTGCAGTTTCCGTTCAAATAATAGTATCCACACTCTACAAAGAGGGATGGACTATTTTGTTTCTCCAAAGGATTATAATACTAGAAAGATTCCTTGTCTATTTTCTGATGCCTCAAACTGATATAGGATCTCTGATTTAACATGACTACATTTTACTAGAACTTCATTCGGGGCTTTGGTGGCAGAAGCCGTGTGATAGAAATATTAataatcaatatcaaaatttgtTGCAGCACAATTTGCGCCTTGTTCTATTTGTAATTAACAAGTACTTTCAAGAGATAGCCGATGGGCCAAAATTTCAAGATAGCTGTCAAGCTGGAGTGAAGGGTCTCATCACTGCGATCAATCGTTTTGAGCCGAAAAGGAGGTTTAGATTATCCACCTATGCTCTGTTTTGGATCAGGCATGCTATCATCCGTTCCATGACCATGTCAAGTTTCACACGTGTTCCTTTCGGACTTGAATCGGTATGCTTCTTTTGACTCTttaactcctttttcatgctaTTTGATTATCTTTGTCATGGAACACCATATATTAGTATGCATTCTTGGGGTTTTACCACCAAGGCCCGTTTTCTTAAAATGCAGTCAATGGAAGTgatgtaaaaacaaaaaacttattCCACTGTGCTTCCAACTAAACACCCCATTGAGAACTTTCCCTTTACCAGTTTACCTTCTACGACAAAGTTAATTTAATTTCACTTTATGATGCAAATCAATTAACTTCTCTTCTAACCAGCAGGCATAGATAGTTGCTTACAGTCATGCTTGGAGAATTTTCTGGTCTCTAATTCTCTTGGATAAATCTAAATGCACCTGATTGATATATTTATATCAGTTTTTCTTGACgaaatatttttcatatatGTGTCCAATTTTCTTCTTAGTTTCTGTGCAAGCCTGTACCATATACATGAATTGGGAAATTTTGTAGACTAATCTATGACTTTTGGGTAATGTTCATGCTGCATTTTCATTTTCCCTGCCATTTGTTTAAACTGAAAGTATTTTCGGAGGAATTGCCTTGAAAGGAAAAGGGAATTGTATAGGTCCCTAGAGACTACAAactattttaaatgaaatgcaAAACCAAAACTAGGGAAACAACcccaaattttttgttttcttatttatttatttatttatttttctggatATTGTTTTCCATACAAATGGAACCTACAATTCTCCTTCAGAATCAAAACTGTTAGTGATATCTTTGCTTCCCATGAAAACTTGTCTTCATGAGATGGAAATTCTGGTGAACAGAGACAGGTAAGATCAACTATTTATTTGTGCAGATTCGACTGGAGATTCAACGAGCCAAACTAGAATTGTTGTTTGAGCATGTGAGGCTTCCAACAGATGAAGAGATAATAAAGAAAGTAGGAATCTCACCTGAGAGATATTATGAAGTCATGAAGGCTTCAAAACCCATCTATTCTCTCCATGCAAGGCATGCTACCACACAGGAAGAGTTCATCAATGGCATTACTGATGTAGATGGGGTGGGAGGGGATAAACGGAGGCAACCTGCTCTTCTCAGGCTCGCTCTTGATGATGTGgtaattttctttcatattaTCCTCGTTTGTAATTTTGTCAATAATTTTGTCGAAATCAATGCTTTTTGTTacagttgttttatttttcattgtcATGGTTAGGAAATCCCAAGAACTAGACTGTTGTCCAACCTCTCCTCTGCCTTGATTGGGTAATAACTGAAAGGCATACCATTTGATCCATCCTGATATTACTAACAGTCCAGTCACTTTGCTCTTAAACAATATACCTTAGTAGCTGCACCAAATTTTACTCAATTTGCTCTTGAATGGACAATTAAGATTGGAACTGCTGGCATCAATTATAATGAACTACATTTTTTCGTAGTAGGGGGTTTCTTATGTTTGTGAGTGGTGCAGTAATATTCTTCTGCATCTCTCGCTTCCTTTTAGTCGAAAGGACTATTGCTTGCATCTTAGTGACAGAAGTGCCTTACTGCAGTATTTAAACAGTCACAGATTTTATTGTTTCTAATTCATACATTTAAAGTAATGCGTGCTCTCTGCTTATCCTTTTCCCAGCTTGATTCTCTCAAGCCCAAGGAGAGCTTGGTGATCAGACAGAGATATGGTCTTGATGGGAAAGGTGATCGAACTCTGGGAGAGATAGCAGGGAACCTGAATATCTCAAGAGAGATGGTCCGTAAGCATGAAGTAAAAGCTCTTATGAAGCTAAAGCACCCAGCTCGAGTGGACTATCTTCGCGGATATATTTACTGAGGGTGActgaaaactatgattttcctattttaATCCTTGATGGCCTCTGTCGCGTTCTGGTCCCAGttcatctctcttctccattgTATAATTCTTGTATAATGAAGATTATGTATCATAGTCCCATTTTCACATTTACTACATGAACAAATAGATCTCATACTAGATTACtcatagaaaagaaaatgctTGTAAatgaccatatatatatatatatatatatatataacaaggAAAAGTTCATTATACACTATAAAGATACCCATTGACATTTTGAGACATCTTTTGTGTGGGTGTAGCATTTTTGTCAGGTTTGTAATTTTCAATCTCTTTGCGTTaatgaaatgaaatatttttagTTACCTATCAAAAAGAATTTAATAcagaattttaattttttaaagaattA from Macadamia integrifolia cultivar HAES 741 chromosome 14, SCU_Mint_v3, whole genome shotgun sequence encodes the following:
- the LOC122062122 gene encoding RNA polymerase sigma factor sigE, chloroplastic/mitochondrial, with protein sequence MGVVTVSSSASRTTLGLSTNFSTHRSQPKRPLILAFKTEKTKNTALVAPQESIPIPIDTSGEQQKRRRRSNKPRKRVKAVSTDEASPCTIDLDYNEAAAKLENIYKLTAPASISDEEDIDHVVRRHRRTRKKLGEGDENVGKESSNYVVRNTKKKEKRLNLDKRITLRRKKDKELVPLRQVKEDTKDKSGDIERLVREYSNSTDFVSLDWKKMKIPPVLPSSEHAWLFKLMQPTKALLQLKESIQTDLGREPTDAELAEATNMTVVEMRRRMEVGQAARNKLIKHNLRLVLFVINKYFQEIADGPKFQDSCQAGVKGLITAINRFEPKRRFRLSTYALFWIRHAIIRSMTMSSFTRVPFGLESIRLEIQRAKLELLFEHVRLPTDEEIIKKVGISPERYYEVMKASKPIYSLHARHATTQEEFINGITDVDGVGGDKRRQPALLRLALDDVLDSLKPKESLVIRQRYGLDGKGDRTLGEIAGNLNISREMVRKHEVKALMKLKHPARVDYLRGYIY